Below is a genomic region from Xiphophorus hellerii strain 12219 chromosome 1, Xiphophorus_hellerii-4.1, whole genome shotgun sequence.
TAGTAAACATCATCTACTGACTGAAAGTCAGTATGGATTCAGGTCACAAAGATCCACAGCAATGGCAGTTATGCATTTAATGGAAGAGGTGACCAGTGCtttagataaaaagaaacatgctgttggggtatttattgatttgaaaaaagcaTTTGACACAATTGATCATGATATACTACTCAGAAAACTTGAGTGTTATGGTCTAAGAGGAGTAGTGTTGCACTGGATGAAAAATTATCTCAGCAATAGGCAACAATTTGTGCAGTTGGGTAATTTCCAATCCTCATGCTTGGATATTGTTTGTGGTGTCCCTCAGGGCTCGGTGTTGGGgccaaaattgtttattttgtatataaatGACATATGTAAGGTATCTAAGAGATTTAACTTTGTATTATTTGCTGATGACTCAACCATCTTTGGCACGGGTGAAGATTTAAGAAAGATGTTGTTTGAAATTAATCGAGACTTATGTAAACTGAAGGAGTGgtttaatattaacaaattgtcactaaatttagataaaacaaagtttatgttGTTCGGTAAGTGTAAAGAGAAGAGTGATTTAATAATACAAATTGATAATATGATTGTGGAGAGAGTGACTGAAATTAGGTTTTTGGGAGTACTGATTCAAAACAAGATCTGTTGGAAACCTCATATAAGATATGTCCAATCTAAATTGGTAAGAAGTATTGCAGTCCTTGCTAAtgctagaaaatatttaaactcctcTGCCCTATACATTCTGTACTGCTCACTTATTTTACCTTACCTAAGTTACTGTGTGGAAATTTGGGGCAACACTTACAGAACGTTACTACAACCATTATGCACATTACAAAAAAGAGCCATTCGCTTAGTTCATaaggttgatttttattgtcatacccACAATCTATTTATAgattcttatttattgaaattcacTGATTTAGTAGAGTCTCAAACTGCACAGATtatgtttaaagtcagaaataaaatattgccaGAAAAGATTCAACAATTATTTTCCGATAGAGTGGGGGGATATGACTATAGAGAAAACCTTAACTTCAGAACTTTGAAGGCTCGtacaacaatgaaaacattgtgcATTTCGGGGGTTGGTGTGAGGATCTGGAATAAACTCTCTAAAGAGCTGAAGCAAAGTCCAAGTatgagacattttaagaaagGTCTCAAGGCAGCTATTATTCAAAGTTATAAGGAAGAACAAGGGGGATAATCCTGGTTGGGAACCAAAACTTTAGGTAGGATGTCATCAAGTAGGTGGCATGTCGGCGCAGGTGTGGGTAAATATATAAAGGTATGAAAATAACAGTGTATTTTGTCTATAAGCAGATGGGTGTGTATATGGGTGTATGTACGTATATATgtttgtatatgtaaatatatatatatgcatgtgtacagatgtgtatgtgtgtgtatgcactATTTTCATTTAGCTGAGGAAATCTTATTATACTTATTATTTCCTTTGTCAGAAAGGATATCGGACATtgaaaatactgtgataaatTACAGCTGGAAAAGGGGTATGACTACATAAGTTATACTTCAGCATACTCCTTTTCAGACTCATAATCACCgatgtgatgtgtttttttattgtttttgtttttgttggttttttttgtttcttttttaaaagaaatatattctgTACTTTGTGTCGTTTACACTGTCGGTGAAAggtttgtctgaaataaactaaactaaactaaaaaaaaaaaaactaataggtgtcctaaaataccctgtggtgaaattatgacatcgcttaggccacgccccctgagaacaggaagtgtcatgttttactgtgaacggtcgctatcttagccctttgacctaatcaacatgaaactgtgtccagagacagaagacatgttggtgtgttgtggattcaagccctgaccggctgcgatgaagcagctgggtgtggcggcgtggcgaagtgacctgtaacgccgatgccatacgtttgcttctagattccacatattttgaccgagctgcatcaaagtTGGCTTGAGTGATCCTGGTGGgatgcccgtcgatcctacgtcatcatattatgacgtcatctaagccccgcccccccagaacaggaagtgccgtttttttccttggaaagctccatttatggctctcttgacctaatcaagacgattcggatgataaactctgtcaatgctcgctgctggctgaaccgtgtgggcgtggccaaatggcgaatatcagtccctcgccatatgcatacgtttggctcttattcatgcatagatcatccgattggcgccaaactggatatgtatgacctttgttcacctctaaagagcccaacgggtttgaaatgtaatttgactccactgcgccccctaagttaatacatgggttgtatctcctcgacgcaatGACCGATCTGCACGAGATTTTTTGACAGTTATCGGgcagcgctgccgaacgcattcacgcgtatcgcccggtggacgggcggggaaaatgcgcgacagcttctgcggcggctagcgggcggcggtgctggaaactgcggcagagcttctgcggtggggagcgggctgcggctctggaaatcgtgcgagagctgctgcggtggctggaacccccgcggtggccaataggccggagcggcgcttgctgcgagggccgcccgaggctgcttgcagctttaatttacattatttgAGATTATAAACATTATTTCTGTTCTCTAAATGCAAGTTAAATgagagaaatacattttatgtatttattgttcaCTTGTGTCATAAGTTCAGACATTTATGCACAATAAACATGAGGGGAAAGACCAGGTGATGTCATAACTTGGTGAGCTGCTAACTGGATAATTCATCATGTTTTAGTGCAATCAAGCCACATCAGTTAGTGGATTTGATGatgtgtttaaatgttgtttCAAATAACGTGGCTTTAAGGCCACtgagaatgaaaaaaatctcccaaaaagaaacaaaattccAGATAGTAAATCTAAAGAATTGTACATAAAACCCgggaaaccaaacaaaacaacaaagagaaaacagaaacctaGAAAGATTTTCAGGTAATGATTCCACTAGgactaaaaactaaattaatcacACCTCTGATTGAAATATGTTTGCCAGGTCAGTATTTTGAgggatgtaaacatttaaataatcagGTGGAGGAGACCTGATTATGGTATTAACATAACAGTACCAGCAGGAGCCAATTTTATGTAAGAAAATATGAATCAATCTGTCTATTTTCACAAATCTAGTCTGTAACCAAATACAGGCTAGATTTGTGAGATCAGAATATTAAGGCCAGGCTgggaagatttaaaaaatagaattatGAGAATTATATtatgagaaatattaaaactgtattctcaaatattctgactttagtaacatattattatgattttattcttgttttatttacattattctTGTAATTGCCTTCACAAAAACACctaatactatgactttattctcaacctattatgactttatttgatattattttcttagtatggccctaatactccattgttctaaacaacattttattgtttatttagtATCTAGATTTTCATCTGAAGCCATTATATGAAGGGACTGACCGTGTGATGGACGGCAGACCTGACCAGGGTGTAACTCTAATCCTGCATAGGCTCATAATAATATTCTGACATTAATAATATGTTCTCCCTCCACTTATGCTTGTTATTGAAAATGCAATACAACCAATCAAACACTCAAATGTCGCAATGTGTGTCTTCCAGGTGGCTGGACTCTGTCCTGAACATGAGGAGAAGCTGAAGTTATTCTGCATCACAGACCAGCAGCTAGTTTGCATCATCTGCAGAGATGGCGAGGAGCATGAAGGTCACCAGTTTAAACCAGTTAAAGAAGCTGCTGCGTCGCTCAGGAAACAGCTGGAGATGTTTGAACAATGCACTGCCAACGATATTCATGCTGTAGAACGTCTCGCTGATGCACAAAAGGACGAAATGTTTAAAACCAGAGAGAGATCTCAGCAGCTGTTGGCTCGGATCAGCAAGCAGTTTGAGGAGATGCATCAGTTTctgaggaggagagaaaatgaGATAAAGAGCGAGCTGAAGCACAAGGAGGAAGACAACGTTGAGAAAATGAGAGAGACTTTCCAAGCTACAGCCGTGGCTTTGTCTGAGAGCAGAGAGCTGAAGGAAAAAGTCTCCACGGTTCTGAAAATCACAGAATCGGAACGGTTCTTAAAGAGCTGGGCAGAGGGGAAGAGCAAGGGGGCGCTAGAGCATGTGTTCAGGCCCAGAGTGAATGAACTCCAAGTGGTGGAGTCTTCTCTCTCACTGGGGCCGTATGAGAGCCACCTGCAGTTCTTCATGTGGAAGGAGATGCTTCAGGTGATCCAGCCCCGGGCAGCACTGCTGACGCTGAAACGCGACAGTGAGGATGTGGTCGTGTCTGATGATGGGAGAAGTTTGTTCTGTAAACCCAAAACACACCAAGTCTTTGGATACTCCAAACAACAAAGACGTTTTCAGAAGCAAATTATGCATCATCCGTCTGCTTTCATAGCTTCACCCAGTTT
It encodes:
- the LOC116724034 gene encoding nuclear factor 7, ovary-like, yielding MASVSYSEELTCSVCLTIFTDPVNLPCGHSFCRQCISEVLVTQQHCPQCGAAVALEAASLPTSLVLKSLAEKAKAKPDEGKRLTAEVAGLCPEHEEKLKLFCITDQQLVCIICRDGEEHEGHQFKPVKEAAASLRKQLEMFEQCTANDIHAVERLADAQKDEMFKTRERSQQLLARISKQFEEMHQFLRRRENEIKSELKHKEEDNVEKMRETFQATAVALSESRELKEKVSTVLKITESERFLKSWAEGKSKGALEHVFRPRVNELQVVESSLSLGPYESHLQFFMWKEMLQVIQPRAALLTLKRDSEDVVVSDDGRSLFCKPKTHQVFGYSKQQRRFQKQIMHHPSAFIASPSFTFGESSYYSQNPSGAEATVNLQTASSVSEFRAGQHYWEIEVGSRNYWELGVMHNLLKYDGVKYAICGPNVTTDLEFGNRPRKIGVYFNCSSKELSFYDADTMTHIHSVSAVCVTTPVSAQIKIQHMEPDHSPVTVCWY